Within Ipomoea triloba cultivar NCNSP0323 chromosome 9, ASM357664v1, the genomic segment GATCTGCTTTATCTGATGGAACCATTCCATAATCGAAAGTCAACTCCTGCATCGGAGGAATATGTTTGATGGCGAAGAAGGCAATGTGGTAATATGCCTCGTTGTTATTTTCACGTACAACTGGCTGCCAGAAGACATTCGGTGAACAACTATGGTTCATAAAACGAGCTACATTCCCACCATTTTTCGCACTTATAACAAGAGCAAACGGGATTTTAGTAGACTCCTCATGACTATCTCGCACGACTTCCAGCGGTGGATAGTTGCGGGTGGCATCGAATATGTAATTATCCCCGCTTTCACTTCCATACTCACCGGCCCTAGATGCATCAATGACTTCTCCTGCATACTCACAGATAAAGCCACCTGCACGAATAGGATCCCAGGACCTAAGTCCCCAACCTCTGTTCTTTGTTTTGAAAACCTCCAGACGGACCTTAAGACCTGCTTGAGACATTCGATTTCGGCAATTAGGAGCGCAAGAACAGGACGGACCACATTCACGTATCAAAGTTTTGTAGGTCATAAGAACCCCAAGTGCACTATAGGGCAGAAAGCCTTCGTTTTTCTGGAGACAACAGCAGTTGGAGTCACCGGGTTGACATCCACCTACGCAGCGACAGCTCAAAGAATGTTTTGGCATTAAAAACGGTTTTGGGTCTTTAAGAGTTGGAATATACGTGAAATAAGCAGGTCCCTTCTCATCATCAACATCATTTACTAGACAAACGGGTTGACTCTCCGCACCGGATGTTAGGTCTGGCAGGATGACCCCAGACCGTACAGCAACACCGTCCTTCCATTGCTGAATTGATTTCCACAAAGTATATGCCTCGGGCTGTCCGGGGACTCTAACCAATTTGTACTTGAAAACATTACAGCCAGACTTATTTTTTTCTGCCCATGACTCCTGTATTTTGTACAAACCATCGTAGACGTAAATCTTCCCAGCTGTGGTCGTATAATCTCTCACACCTCTAATAACTCTTACATCGTTTGCACGGTGCAGGCTTTTTTCCAAAGCAAGATTTCCCCTTTCAAGTTTCTGATCGAACATTTGTCCATCCCTTCTCTGGACGCCGCCTTGGCCAGTGTAAATTAGTACATCTGAATCTTCCCCCTCATCATCGTATCCTCCAGAAGAGACAATGCTGAGAGCAATAGGCTCATCATCCATAGATAACTTGACACTCATGTAATCTATACCGGCCA encodes:
- the LOC116029320 gene encoding histone-lysine N-methyltransferase, H3 lysine-9 specific SUVH1-like; translated protein: MEQGTASNSARTSGSVDMSRVLDVKPLKCLVPVFPSASGMSPVGSPQPSPFVCVPPSGPFPPGVSPFYPFLSHESGGRPAQQGSFGHPISPVPLNSFRTPMANGSSVKSKRTTRRVVEDDGYSDSQNQSDFGMQGNDDEDTSTGGRRGKSQKRGRRGSEMDDSSIEAYFEPMLNNLLESFKLTDLDMYKKADGDKELVGRILLAFNLLRRKMTQVEEKRETGAGASRRPDLKSGTMMMTKGIRTNQTKRVGNVPGVEVGDIFFFRMELCLVGMHAPSMAGIDYMSVKLSMDDEPIALSIVSSGGYDDEGEDSDVLIYTGQGGVQRRDGQMFDQKLERGNLALEKSLHRANDVRVIRGVRDYTTTAGKIYVYDGLYKIQESWAEKNKSGCNVFKYKLVRVPGQPEAYTLWKSIQQWKDGVAVRSGVILPDLTSGAESQPVCLVNDVDDEKGPAYFTYIPTLKDPKPFLMPKHSLSCRCVGGCQPGDSNCCCLQKNEGFLPYSALGVLMTYKTLIRECGPSCSCAPNCRNRMSQAGLKVRLEVFKTKNRGWGLRSWDPIRAGGFICEYAGEVIDASRAGEYGSESGDNYIFDATRNYPPLEVVRDSHEESTKIPFALVISAKNGGNVARFMNHSCSPNVFWQPVVRENNNEAYYHIAFFAIKHIPPMQELTFDYGMVPSDKADRRRKKCLCGSANCRGYFY